One Megalobrama amblycephala isolate DHTTF-2021 linkage group LG15, ASM1881202v1, whole genome shotgun sequence genomic window, GAACCTACAGCATCATCTACCCCTACACCTACAACTACCACAAAATATACTAAAACAACACCAGAACCTACCACATCATCTACCCCTATACCGACGATTACTACAAAATCTACAACATCAACAAAATCTACAGCATCATCTACCCCTACACTAACAACTACCACAAAGTCTACTAAAACAACACCAGAACCTACCACATCAACACCACAACCTACCACATCATCTACCCCTATAACGATAACAACTGAAATAATACATACTGAAGTAACATTAAGTGCAGTGTCTCAGCCTCAAATAACCAAAACACCAAATCCTACCACATCAACACCAGAACCTACCACATCATCTAACCCTACACCGATGACTACTACAAAATCTACAACACCTACAAAACCTACAGCATCATCTACCCCTACACCAACAACTACCACAAAGTCTACTAAAACAACACCAGAACCTACCACATCATCTACCCCTACACTGATGACTACTACAAAATCTACAACACCAACAAAACCTACAGCATCATCTACCCCTACACCAACAACTTCCACAACGTCTAATAAAACAACACCAGAAACTATCACATCATCTACTCTTACACCGACTTCTACCACAAAATCTACTAAAACAACACCAGAACCTACCACATCTTCTACCCCTACACTGATGACTACTACAAAATCTACAACACCTACAAAACCTACAGCATCATCTACCCCTACACCAACAACTTCCACAAAGTCTACTAAACCAACATCAGAAACTATCACATCATCTACTCCTACACCGACATTTACCACAAAGTCTACTAAAACAACACCAGAACCTACCACATCATCTACCCCTACACCAACAACTTCCACAAAGTCTACTAAACCAACACCAGAAACTATCACATCATCTGCTCCTACACCGACATTTACCACAAAGTCTACTAAAACAACACCAGAACCTACCACATCATCTACACCTACACTGATGACAACTACAAAATCTACAACACCTACAAAACCTACAGCATCATCTACCCCTACACCAACAACTTCCACAAAGTCTACTAAACCAACATCAGAAACTATCACATCATCTACTCCTACACCGACATTTACCACAAAGTCTACTAAAACAACACCAGAACCTACCACATCATCTACCCCTACACCAACAACTTCCACAAAGTCTACTAAACCAACACCAGAAACTATCACATCATCTTCTCCTACACCGACATTTACCACAAAGTCTACTAAAACAACACCAGAACCTACCACATCATCTACACCTACACTGATGACAACTACAAAATCTACAACACCAACAAAACCTACAGCATCATCTACCCCTACACCAACAACTACCACAAAGTCTACTAAAACAACACCAGAACCTACCACATCATCTACCCCTACACTGATGACTACTACAAAATCTACAACACAACAAAACCTACAGCATCATCTACCCCTACACCAACAACTTCCACAACGTCTAATAAAACAACACCAGAAACTATCACATCATCTACTCTTACACCGACTTCTACCACAAAATCTACTAAAACAACACCAGAACCTACCACATCTTCTACCCCTACACTGATGACTACTACAAAATCTACAACACCTACAAAACCTACAGCATCATCTACCCCTACACCAATAACTTTTACAAAGTCTACTAAACCAACATCAGAACTATCACATCATCTACTCCTACACCGACAACTTTTACCACAAAGTCTACTAAAACAACACCAGAACCTACCACATCATCTACCCCTACACCAACAACTTCCACAAAGTCTACTAAACCAACACCAGAAACTATCACATCATCTTCTCCTACACCGACATTTACCACAAAGTCTACTAAAACAACACCAGAACCTACCACATCATCTACACCTACACTGATGACAACTACAAAATCTACAACACCTACAAAACCTACAGCATCATCTACCCCTACACCAACAACTTCCACAAAGTCTACTAAACCAACATCAGAAACTATCACATCATCTACTCCTACACCGACATTTACCACAAAGTCTACTAAAACAACACCAGAACCTACCACATCATCTACCCCTACACCAACAACTTCCACAAAGTCTACTAAACCAACACCAGAAACTATCACATCATCTTCTCCTACACCGACATTTACCACAAAGTCTACTAAAACAACACCAGAACCTACCACATCATCTACACCTACACTGATGACAACTACAAAATCTACAACACCAACAAAACCTACAGCATCATCTACCCCTACACCAACAACTACCACAAAGTCTACTAAAACACCAAAATCCACCACATCTACTCCTACACCAACATCTTCCACAAAGTCTACTAAAACAACACCAGAACCTACCACATCATCTACCCCTACACCAACAACTACCAAAAAGTCTACTAAAACAACACCAGAACCTACCACATCATCTGCCCCTAAACCAACAACTTCCACAAAGTCTACGAAAACAACACCAGAACTTACTGCATCATCTACACCTACATCAAGAACTACCACAAAGGCTACTAAAACAACACCAGAACTTACTACATCATCTACAACTACATCAACAACTACCACAAAGTCTACCACAACAGAATCTACTATGAAGACAACTACTACATCTACTCCTACACCAACTCCGCGCTACGACTGTCCTGAATGGGACAAAAAcgtacaatttatttttgtttaaatatatgtGGTGTATCCATGATGCCATTTACATTCCAAAAAAACAGTATAGACTGCactgtaattttacatttatcaGTTTTTCTAATCACATTTTTCATTATCACCAGACCAATGAGACCTTCATCTTGTGTAACTGCACCATGGCGAGGTGCATTGAAGACAACGTCATTGAAATTATCCCATTTGAATGTCCTCCACTGCAGAACATCACCTGTGAAAATGGCAAAAAACCTGTGCTTGTCTATGATGAGCACTACTGCTGCCAATATTACACATGTGACTGTGAGTCAACTAGTCTTCACAATCTTTATATTTGAttttgtaatcatttaaattattagCAATGATCTCATTTCAAGCCCAATGTGCTTGATTTTAACTGTTATGCTTTCATGGTTTCCttaaaaatagttgttttttcTCCTTAGAACACTTGgtgtttaaaaataagaaaacattttaaaataatatatttaaatgtaaacaatGCAGTTATTGTTATGTGTGATTTACTTGGGTCTAGCTAAGTTTCTTTGCTTTGATGTGGtacaagtaaataaaacaaattgtaaTAGATATGCACTTGCCTGTCTCTGTCACAGGTTAAAATGATTAAGTGGTTGTAATGACATTATTAATTCTTAAAATGTCAAGTGATAATTTCAACAGTTAATACACACAGTATTGACCAAATTCAAGTAGCTTGTTCAGTTCAAATAATTAAATCTTTTTTCGTAGGCTTTTGTGAAGGCTGGGGTGACCCGCATTACAACACATTTGATGGACTCTTCTACAGTTATCAAGGAAACTGCACTTACATATTAATGGAGGAAATAAGGCCTCAGTACCATTTAAAGATCTACATTGACAACGTCTACTGTGACCCTATTGAGCATGTATCCTGTCCCAGATCCATTATTGTGTCTTACAACAAACAAGTCATAACACTTAAGAATCACAATCTCATCGGAGGTGCAGACCTAGAGGTGAGACTTTCTAGGTTTGCAATGATTAATGTGTGCTTTGTCTGCATTACAGTGTAAGTATCCTATGTTTTTCTTGTCTCCTGTCCTAACAGGTTATTAAGGATGATGTTAAGTTAAATCTGCCATATGCTTTCAATGGTGTGAGGGTTATAAGCTCAGGTCTAGACTTGTTCCTGAGTATTCCACAGCTGGGTGTTGATATAACATTTGGAGCCACAGGCTTTAGCATCAACCTGCCATTCCAGCATTTTGGAAACAACACACAAGGTCACTGTGGTAAGTCAGCCACCCCCCATTTTTGTATGGATGGTGACATCACAATGTGGATGATATATGAAGGATTTATATTTGTGCATTATCCATCTGAATTGTTCCAAATAATTCTCACTAAGGAACGTGCAACAACAACCAGGCTGATGACTGCATGCTTCCTGGAGGGATCTTGGTGGACGACTGTGCAGTGATGGCGGATTACTGGCCAGCCAGTGGTGTGAACGGTGAAATGTGCACTCCACCAACTGCATTACCTACCGTTGGTGGTGATATCAAACCTACAACTAAGCCATGCCAGGCCCATCCTGACTGCAACCTCCTCAGCAGcgagtaagttttttttttttgtgtgtgtgtgtgtgtgtgtgattaaaGACTCTTATTGATTCTGACACTTTTCAGAATACAACACAATACATCTGTACAGAATCAACATTTTTACCCTGATAGCAACTCGCACCCACCcaattttttttactataaattTTAATACACTAGGCTCTGAAGGTGATATTTGCTACTTCTATCTTCCTCAGGTTGTTCGAAGCATGCCGTTCCCATGTGTCCCCCGAAAAATTCTTTTTAGGATGTCAATATGATAGTTGTCATATGAGCAACCCTGCCGTGGTGTGTACCAGTCTGCAGAGCTATGCAAGGGCTTGTTCTCAATTAGGGATCTGCATACACTGGAGGAACTACACTAACCTTTGCAGTAAGTtataaaaactgttttattaattttatatcataatGTTTCTTTATTGAAACTTTCTGTTGTACCTTTCCAggtttaaatttctttttctttctgatcTCTGGACCCCATATTATTGGAAGCTATAGAgcagtggtcaccaacctttttaagcccaagatccctgacctcgacctttttgaaagacaagatctacttgatagaaaaagacagcccagattgtatttagtatttttttcatggtCAATGtaaattctgatttatttatttatttttacaagcaaattggccgattctgatactggttgcagatattttattattaatattattataataaacaaaaatacataaccatttcaaattagagggaaccactgctttttaatcacaatccaaacaaagatgctacgcATGTTGCATGaacagttgttttttatttgaattagatttaatttcaagatttaaagcaaaaacagaacggtctgactttatctttgtgaaattataaatgctacacacacaaaaaaagcatgaaacaaaaacagcaggctgaatgagacacagattcactctctgacagcaggtggcgcttatgaagcagcagtgatacagcgtttccttggttaccgctgtaaacaaagctgaaatgcTAATAATTTGCTTACTTTTTTCGgaggtaagaggaaaataaaatgccattgccatcgaaatcttcctgaagactgatctccttttagagatgaattcataatccctcacccccaattcaatatttatattttcttcctatatttcgagcatcgtgaacagtgagctgctctgcctgcaacagaattttctcctcttCGCATCCGTTTTCAGCGTCTCTGGCTTCTTgttaacagatgtttacagactcagacataatgtgggctatttacctttatctgtctgtcccagtagctccagaaaataacataaaaataaatacaaaaatacagtacgaagactggagaaatgtaatgtatttttgtactcatttttctgttattttcgcaagctactggaacagtgataaagatcgacCAGATCGCGATCGACGGGTTGGCGACCACTGCTATAGAGTATTTAAGTGTAGCATTTGTGTTTTTTCCACAGATATTGAATGCCCAGCAGATAAAGTCTTCAATCCTTGTGGTCCAGCTGAGCCACCAAGCTGTGATGATATGTATGCCCATTTatccacatttttaaataatttagacAATTGTGGAAATTAATGTTTAGTTCTCATTCAGTATTGTAAAGTAAGGGATGGGAAAATGGCAGATATGTACTTCAAAATAATCTGCTATATTATGCGGTTTAAGAGTTAATAAACCCTGTTATGCAGATTTGTTCCTAAATGTTTTTTGGAATGAATCTCAGGAGATATGtgtgtaataaaaaaaagtttaattattcTTCTAATTGCAGACCTGAACGGAAAACCATAACAGTGCCCACAGAGGGCTGCTTTTGTCCTGAGGGCACGTTGCTCTTCAACAAGGAGACCAGAGTCTGTGTGAACAAATGCGGTAAGAAGTGTGTGCCTTTCTGCATTATCCTGCAAGTCTTAGATGCTTTTTGTAGGTTTTATCTGATTTTATTTTTCCCTTTTTGTGTTTAGGATGCCTGGACTCCTCTAGGACACCACGTGAGGTACAGCGGtgtttaaaggaacactccactttttttgaaaataggctaattttccaactcctctagagttaaacagttgaatTTTACCGTTTTTaaatccattcagctgatctccgTGTCTGctggtaccacttttagcatagcttagcatagttcattgaatctgattagaccgttagtatcttgctcaaaaatgaccaaagagtgcaaaaggtgcaatgatattacgcagcgcctctcacaaatgtctccatggatgagattgttattgttattgttatgacCACAGATGGTGCACGTGTGCATACCGAACGCGTCTTTCtgcgctcatgggcaaaggagtttctttgaaaggctcgcTCGCGAGACTGAGCGGAATGtgggaaatgaagtataccaGGGCCCTAAGttgtaatggactggagctcacgGTTCACATTGAGAGAAATGGGAATGCGGGGGCACCGCGATGCGAAAGGGCACTTTCATTTTCCCGATCAAAGTGCATGCCACTGATAAGCTTTGTAAATGCAgcattacagtatacacataccaattaaacACGCAGGTCTCCTCTCATGCGTCCTTCCCACTGTGTCGCCGGTCGAGGCAATAACTTTAGTTTCGCTTTtagatatctcttttatagatgccatcaatgcttttaactttctagatgtaattaccgaaatcaaaacagtccataaactacaaatcctcacgaaaacttcagtcaagccagctcgcaCATCAACCTTagagatcagcctccttaccttaaagtgtcaaatttctcagtttctaaatggacggtttggcttgattgacaaacgctaacgtttGGCCacgatttatataccatcgacctgtcctaaaacgttagcatgCTGTGATCGATTGCTTGGAGACCacgtgtttctccgttcgagagcgcatttcctgttcacatctgcgacaaaacagttgattatttacaaacaaaagctcatttgaaagaaaatattctAAGCTAAAAGATTATATATTGTGACTcattgaagcagcccttatcaaaagtgcgggggtcgatttctgtcttttcaaaactgcgggggtcctgaccaCCCGCAGTAATATTACAGTCATTTTAGTTTTACCTCATACTCACACATACCTCATACTCACATGCCACCAGGCGCGCCGTTGGCATGAGAGAATTATTAGAATTCATTCTTATTATTCATTCAGTACCGAAAAGTATCAATATATTCATAgcaatatttttgtgtatttttatgcttaCTAGAGTTATATTTTATCTTTGCAATATACTAATGTCAAGCTCTTTATGTGAGTTTGCTATTTGTAATTGCTGCCTACTGCATGTATAGTTTCTAACCAGTATTCAAAGTCTGTTGTTTTTATCTGAAGATCGAgctcaatattttgattaaacattatggtaaaaaaataaataaatcaattgctatatgcatggatgaatcattcacaatataatctataacatgcatttacaaaatCAGTTGTGTGAATTTACATTTCATGCAGATTTTAAAGAATTACATTACTGAATAATGAACGGACTAGACATTTAACTGAatccttttgtttgtttgttttggcagTTCGATGAGGTTTTTGAGTACAACTGCGAAGAGTGTATCTGTGATAAGGCCAGCAAATCAGTTATCTGTAAGCCCAAGAAGTTGCTTTGTCCTGATGTGACTCCTGAGAACTGCACTGAGCCCGGCTTCATGCTGGTCAATGTCACCAATCCTTCAGACCCATGCTGCAGCAAACAAGTTTGCAGTAAGacttatttacagtatttttaaaggGGTTTGCTTTAGGTTTGAATCACCTAAGTCTCCTCTACtctgttttttttatgtagaTTGTGATGTCAACATGTGCCCACCTTTGGATAAAAAGTGTACAGTCGGATATGCACCAGTCCTGGAAGTGCTTAATGGAAAATGCTGTCCAGAAATCAAATGCGGTATCACTATTATTCACACTACATTTTGGTGTCATTCATATGCCTGTTTTCATCTCATATACTGTCTGGATCACCTTAAATATCATTCTATATAattttgtgttcttttgttgtttgcCTCCTTAGAGCCAAAGAAAGTGTGTGAGTATGAGGTAAAACTAAAATGACtgtaatattactatttaaaaaaaaaaaaaaaaactctgatatatattttttgtttgaataaataatgattaatcaaAGTTTTACATGTTCAACTCTCACTTCCCTCACTTCCCTCAGCCTAGTACCAACATCCCCATCGTTGACTGTCAGGAATGTAGATCAAGATGTGATTTCAAGATCAACTGTGGACTTGTGCAGTGCAATGAGGAATGTGATCCTGTAAGTTGTTTGACAAGCTTTTGATTGGCTTGTCTCAGGAACGAGTACAATTTCGTTGACTTCATTTGATGTTGGTTTTCCCCAGGGTTATGAATATGTTGATACAAACTTAACCGAATGCTGTGGAAAGTGTGTGCAAACTCACTGCATCGTCAACATCAATGGCTTCAATCAAATACTGCAGGTAAGATCAAATGTCAAAAGCTCATTCGCCTTGAGGTGTGGCTGAAAAGGACAAAAGGCCTAAATAAATATTCAAGTTAAATGgaaattaaagctgctgtaggtaacttttgtaaaaaaatattttttacatatttgttaaacctgacattatgtcctgacaatagaatatgagacagataatctgtgaaaaaatcaagctcctctggctcctaccagtggtcctattgccatttgcagaaatacactgctcccggtaagaaacaaccaatcagagccaggaggagtgtcttagcagtgtcaatcaatcaagctcgcgtgcgcgctgatcacactcctgtcatgcacagtgtacaggcgtcaaattcaagattaccggtgtgccgcagctttgcttatggcgaaatAAAACGATGTTATATGCAAAGGACCACCCTGAAACTAAAAGAAACCTGAAACCTGAAATCTACAAGAAACCATgccatacataatttgtcagtcctgttttgaaattatcttagttgtgtagttcttaaattaaacaaatcaagcagggatacttacttgtcaagcagaaatgtggctgactctgcatcggtttttaatccgtTCAGGATAcatagctccctccacctcggaaaagccgctccgatatttaccctcgttttatttcgggctctatctaattctttctttttggcttttttatcatcgtcatctgtctttttccgtttacccgtctttattttatgagcaggtgccactcgaggaattgacagtttggattgtttttccgccataagcaaagctgcggcacaccggtaatcttgaagcctgtatgcgctggcgctgtgTATGGGAGGGGTGAGGTCAGCGcacacgcgagcttgattgattgacactgctaagacactcctcctggctctgattggttgtttcttaccgggagcagtgtatttctgcaaatggcaataggaccactgggaggagccagaggagcttgattttttcacagattatctgtctcatattctactgtcaggacataatgtcaggtttaacaaatatgtaaaaaaaaatgttttacaaaagttacctacagcagctttaaagaaatagttagtagaatttaaaattattataaatgtaaaaaaaaatttaacctATCTTCAtgtcaaaaccttttttttcttttggacaCAAAATGAAACTGTTAATGCTGCTTTTTTCCATGCAACGGAAGTGAATTGTCATCATCAGGgttaaaaaaaaccctcaaagttggacaaaaaaagtaatataaaattAGTTGTGCCACCATATTGCAAGTTTTCTGAAtgtgtgtgagaaacagaccaAAATGTAAGCCATTATTCCCTGAAAATCTAAATCTAACATTTTTGCAATGTCCTTTAACAGAATTTGACCTCTTTTCATTCGTAGGAAGGAGCCACTTTCCCCATTCCAAACCAGGGCTGTGACAAAATCACGTGCACTAAAGTTAATGGACAGTTCATCGCCAACAAACACACAGTCCAGTGTCCTCCTTTCAACATTTCCAACTGCCAGCCTGTCAGTACTTTAaatatcacacaaacacacatttacatGTTATACTGACCAGTCATGGTCATTAAGTCACATTGATGCCATTCTGCTTTTGTGATTCTCTCTCCAGGGCACCGTTCAGCTGTCACCCGATGGCTGCTGCTATGTTTGTgagtatttttaaaagaaaacaatgcATATTTTTGTTGATTTGAGTTGACTATTAATTTGTCCACTATTAATTGCTTTTTAGGTGTGGACAAAATCAAGGGATGTCAAGTACAGACCGTTCATGATTACATAAATCACAATGACTGTCAATCAGAGAGGAAAATGGACCTGACATTTTGCGGTGGAGATTGTACCAGTTTTAGCAAGTGAGTACATGCAGACTCTGTTACGAAACCTACATAGGCAGTATACTACCTGAAACACCCTCATAAGAGACCAATTTGAAATGCTTTATATGTGTTTTCCTCTCTTTCTCGCATACACAGGTACACAGAACCTGGGTTGTCATCATGTAGCTGTTGCCAGGCCAAACGCTCAAGTAATCGCACAGTGGATCTTGGTTGCGTAAATGGAGATATAATAACCCACACATACGTCCATGTTGAAGAGTGCTCCTGTAGCAAAACTAACTGTCATTAAAATGGGAAAGAGCCTAAACGACGAAAGAAAACGCAACTTCCGACTTCCGTGAGCAGCAGTAGTGAATCATTGACCCAAACTCTCTGAAAAACTACTCTCAAGTATCTTTGATCagatattaatttaaattgcaCATGCTttctttaacatttattaaactaTCTATCGagcttttaatttttctttgttAAATGTGAACTCTTTTGCttgcttgaaataaaaaaagCGATAAAAAAGCGATTAAAAAAGGCATCTTAAAACTAAATTCATGCGTACTGAGTCTTGCACTGAGAATATTTATGTATTCCTATTGAATGCAAACTGAACAGATACTGTACATTTACAGaatttcatgttcatttcaTGATGTAGCATAACTATACAGTGTACAAGACACAATGAAATTCAGTTAGCATCTAATCAGAAGTGCAAATACCAATATGTTTATAAAtgtgtgtatacagtatatgcaattgcaagaaaaagtgaACTATTTTCTGGTTTTCTgcataaatttgtcatgaaatttgattacattttcaCCAAAGCCACAAAAATCAACACAAACAATATTTCTAAGCtgataaaacacaaacaatcaTCATCTTTCATGTCTTTTTGAGCACACTCATTAAACATACAAAGTGCTGATGGAAAAAGTAAGTGAAACACTAGGATTCTGGTGTCACTAAATGCCAGTTGGAGTCTGGTGTTAGCAAACCAGGAGTCTAATCAATGAGATGAGAATAAAGGTGTGGTTTAGAGCTAAATTGACTTGTATACACACCCAAAGAGTCAGTGTGCGATTCACAAGCAGCATTAGCTGATGTGAGCTATGCTTTGCAAAAAAACTGATCTCAGAAGACCTACGATCAAGAGTTGTTGATGTACATGTCGCTGGAATCTCAAAGACTTTAGATATTCATCAGTCCACAGTTAGACAAATTGTCTATAAATGGAGATGATATTGTACTGTAGTTACTCTCATAGAAGTGCGCGCCCAGCCAAGATCACTCCAAAGGCCCAAAGCAGAATGCTCAATAAGGGGTAAAAGTAAAGCTAAAGACTTGAAGGATTCATTGAAGCTGGGTAACATCTCTGTTCATGAGTCAGCCATACGTAAAACATTGAACAGGCATGGTATCCATGGTAAGGACACCACGAAGGAAGCCAATGCTCTCCAAACAAAACATTGCAGCATGCCTAAAGTTTG contains:
- the LOC125246878 gene encoding intestinal mucin-like protein; this translates as MTTTKSTTPTKPTASSTPTPTTSTKSTKPTSETITSSTPTPTFTTKSTKTTPEPTTSSTPTPTTSTKSTKPTPETITSSSPTPTFTTKSTKTTPEPTTSSTPTLMTTTKSTTPTKPTASSTPTPTTTTKSTKTPKSTTSTPTPTSSTKSTKTTPEPTTSSTPTPTTTKKSTKTTPEPTTSSAPKPTTSTKSTKTTPELTASSTPTSRTTTKATKTTPELTTSSTTTSTTTTKSTTTESTMKTTTTSTPTPTPRYDCPEWDKNTNETFILCNCTMARCIEDNVIEIIPFECPPLQNITCENGKKPVLVYDEHYCCQYYTCDCFCEGWGDPHYNTFDGLFYSYQGNCTYILMEEIRPQYHLKIYIDNVYCDPIEHVSCPRSIIVSYNKQVITLKNHNLIGGADLEVIKDDVKLNLPYAFNGVRVISSGLDLFLSIPQLGVDITFGATGFSINLPFQHFGNNTQGHCGTCNNNQADDCMLPGGILVDDCAVMADYWPASGVNGEMCTPPTALPTVGGDIKPTTKPCQAHPDCNLLSSELFEACRSHVSPEKFFLGCQYDSCHMSNPAVVCTSLQSYARACSQLGICIHWRNYTNLCNIECPADKVFNPCGPAEPPSCDDIPERKTITVPTEGCFCPEGTLLFNKETRVCVNKCGCLDSSRTPREFDEVFEYNCEECICDKASKSVICKPKKLLCPDVTPENCTEPGFMLVNVTNPSDPCCSKQVCNCDVNMCPPLDKKCTVGYAPVLEVLNGKCCPEIKCEPKKVCEYEPSTNIPIVDCQECRSRCDFKINCGLVQCNEECDPGYEYVDTNLTECCGKCVQTHCIVNINGFNQILQEGATFPIPNQGCDKITCTKVNGQFIANKHTVQCPPFNISNCQPGTVQLSPDGCCYVCVDKIKGCQVQTVHDYINHNDCQSERKMDLTFCGGDCTSFSKYTEPGLSSCSCCQAKRSSNRTVDLGCVNGDIITHTYVHVEECSCSKTNCH